Part of the Mauremys mutica isolate MM-2020 ecotype Southern chromosome 1, ASM2049712v1, whole genome shotgun sequence genome is shown below.
TTATGACCAGTtttatcattgttgctaccactattATACAATTGCAACACGTGTTGTACAAAGTGTGTGGTGTCAGGTGTCAATgggaaagttatgatttgctcaATATGATTATCCTGGTTATATGCAAGGTAAGAGAGAGCCAAGTGCTCTCAGCTGTCTGTCCGCTGCACCTGCTACTCAATGGCCCATTCTCTCTAGCCCCAGTTTTTTCCCTCAAACATCTGCCCTGCTATTAAAGGCCCAGGACATTCTTCCAACTGCCAGGGCCGGGCTGTGCATTTCCGCTGTCTCACACCCACCCAGCAGCCTATGGAACCACCCGTTCTTAGTGCTGTCACTCCCCCATCTCCCATCCACCCACTGGAGCATGGTCTCTGGAGGcttccacaatacaaataatgatcaTAAATAATCAACACAATAATCCAGGTAAATCAGGCCCTGGCCCCTCCTCTTTGCCTTTAGCTGCAGAcaaaagtcatagaatcatagaatatcagggttggaagggacctcaggaggtcatctagtccaaccccctgctcaaagcaggaccaaaccacGCTGGCCAGCTACAGAGTGTTAGTAACTTTAATACAGGTGCACGTGGCGATACCCTTTCGGCTTGGACAGGAGAATTCATTCAgtcttattccagtgcttaaaaaCCCAGGTGCTCCACACTGGAGAAATACCCCTGatgagccagaggagcaggcagagAGTTCAGCTGTGGGAATCCAAGTGCCCTCCAGCTGGGGCAGTGCTAGAAAGTCTGACTCAGCCTGGAACATTCGATTTCACTTCCACCTGGGAGAGACTGGGAGGAAATAAACCGAGAAGGAGAGTCTCTATCCAGCCTACAGGGCCCCCCTTGTTCTAGGGCAgctttggggggaaagggaggcctCTGTCCCAGGTCAGGCCCCCCAGCTGCCCTCTGTCCACAGGAACATTCTGTTGGTGTTGCTTTTCCTGAGTCTGCTCCCCTGAAGCCACCCCAGTGACTGTGATGCATTGGCAGGTTTCTGAGTGGGAGCGGAAATGACGTCCTGGAGTTCACACCTCACAGGAGTGGGGAGCTCACAAACTGCAGCTAGTTCTGAAAACCTCAGATTCACCTTGAGAGGATGGCAAAGGCTCAGGCTCCCTCTTCCAGCCTTTCTTCTGCATCCCACCCCACGAACCATCCCTGCCAGAGCGAGAATCCATTTCCCTCTTGGTGTGATTGAGAGACCGTGGTTAAGGCAGGACagtcaggtctcctgggttctgtctctcATCCTGACACTCAATCTCTGTGTCAATTCATCTTGCCCTGGACAATTTATGTCACCCTGTAGGGCGGGGACCGCTGCTCCTGTCctaaagggttaaaaacagccctggggaatctgggctgattgggggaagtgactgcagctggggccaccccCCAAACAGACTCcactggccctataaaggcagagaagccgggGCAGACAGACaggtctccctctgcctgtagagggagaagggcctggctgcagggggctagacacagggtacctgattggagcagggctggggaaaggctgaggagctggggagctccagcctggaaagccccaggctgcggcctagcattgggctaacaggtactgggggttgcagagggcagcccaggggtaggccaaggcagcaggtccaaacccaaccttgcctgtgatgagtggccgatactgcagtctgccccagggcacggggctagatgactggcagtagcctgatactcaGGTGagatggggatagagggtgggggttcccctgggagggagagacccaAAGAGAAAGAGGTTACTGcttgggggcagcaccccaggtacaagggcactgggtccgggagggacacgggggccagaggacaggcggatcaccagccagAAGAGGACGCTCCAGAGCTagaacgagctaattccctgaagtcaccagcaggaggtgctgcaggggtgactCCAGCACGTCTGCATACCCTGTACCTCAGTTTGCTTATCTGTATAATGGGAATATGTTCATAGTCACTTTCCTTCGCTAGGTGTTTTCAAAATCCTtcaatgaaaggtgctgcacaACATGATGATGATAGACACTCATGAGAATTACAGATCGATCTCTGATGCATTAGAAACCATCCAGAGTGCCTGGAGAAAGTGGTTGTGTCTCCCCTCATTCATTATTCTCCAGATTTGCCTGTCAAATATCTACCCATCCCTCCTAGATATCCACAGGGTATCAGGCCCTACGGAGATCTAGGCATTATCCCTGTTTTCTTCCtaattaaataaacattttaaatatacacaaatacatgCAGCAGACATTTCGTCTCTGAGGACACagcccaagagttctcatctccctttgggaagttCCCTTAATTAttgtttactcctaaagctggataaatAGCACAGAAGTGCCAACATgcttgtctccagcctgtttacatcCAGATGCTGCTTCTCTGCTAGGGGCTGACTGAAACTCAGTGGGATttcagagctatattataaacgGTGCACACCCCGTGTCGGCTCTCGGCGTGGGatgttgctgcagatgctggggtgagagaggtgtgggacacggctacctgaaagggattcccagggaagacactTCCATCTAGTGATTCACAGGTAACCATCTtctgctgaggagctcacctgctcgAAAAACCTAGGACTTTGGATATTCATAGGGGGGCTGTTTcctgacttttatctgctggaaaaTATGGAGGTGTAGGGCTCCTCATTGCAGCAATGATAAAGATTTGTCAGCATGGGCAAGACATCTTCTCTCCTAATTTCATTCAAGAAGTCATCAAACTGTTATGCCTCAaacttaaaacaaagaaacaaaacaaagcaaaaaaaaacaatttgGACATAAGCTGATGCCCACTGTGGTAAATTTCAACCCAATCGCGTAGAGTTTGGCAAACTCATATGCAACCCAAAATGAGGTCTTCTAATTCAAAGCGTCAGTCCCCTGAACTAAAGGTGGTGCCACCAGCACCACTTTCAATGGCCAATCTATTTGTGACTCCCATTCAGCTAATCTGTTTGCTCCAATAATGTCTGTGGCTGTCTTTTAGCTGTGTTAAAATGCTCTCTCAATCGGTATGCCTGCCCTGGCTTCCTTATTGCAACTGCTCTGCCAGTCTTTGGGTTGTACCCaaattttatctgcagtgattgTCTATTTGCTTCCAGATTACTGATCAAAATATTTGATATCATCGGGCCCTTTTTTATATTATTTGGGctctgctgccagggctggctctatggACCAACAAAACAAGCAggcgcttggggtggcacatttcctgggggcggcattttggccatccttttttttttttttttaaaataactcacTTCAtcccctctcacaaccctgcagaaCTGGAGCCATGGACAGCTGGGGATCCCGAATGGGAGCTGAGTACCCAtgggaccctgggagctgtaCTTCCTTGCCTAGctcctgcctatagagccagccctggagcagggaaagaactatatttcccagcattcccttggccactatcaacaggaaaggaagggggagagagTGTGGTAGCTggaacctcatgctgcagcttgctgtgaatggagagctcactgctagagcggggtggcactgtgaatggggaacaagtgtgcccaagcaGTCGAAGTCTTTGCCCGAGaaatccccttcagaagacatcaccagactggcttagggttactggtgtgacctcaccttgcagcccccaaagaaggaattgggtggactaaatggacattgcccctctctagctgaagcctagCAAGAGAgatacgtggatcccactagaatttaaaatgaaaagtaagggaggggaggctctgctggacctgggcagctttagatacagtaacaggcacgtaggaggatttccacttctgagccatggaaacagaaattgacttttcctttccagacttagctaatattcagaaagggaatctagcccctgccttccagatttgaacacctcaaaattcaggagtgttcaagctcaatttgggcagttcttacttcatttctcccaaatcaaatatactgatccactgtaacttgctgtagaaaaagtaggataaaattgagcaagaaatgcttcccagttgtttttaggactggaattgctattttcaccAGCCATTGCCTTGTTTAGTTTTATATGTTTAAAAGGAAGTCAGTGAtactgcattggcaaattccccatagaaagaaagagtggaacaaaagaataataaaggcacctcaacttttcctcctttatggaggacagtcttataatatgcatccagatatcctccaatcacacaagctgaaaattgttccactttactgcagctctgtaaccatatgggaaccaatcctgtctgtgttctgtgcacatccaaaattcctgctgaatgacccgccctgggagcgagttaccagtgacccagggctgggacagctagagagcaggggggtggggagagggctctggTTGGGTGTAAAAAGGGcgatcccagtgctggggcagcaccAGGGGTGGAAGGGGAGAACcgagggctgcagcagcaggggagtgcggcggggagcccagggctggggggggggggtcagccaattttttttttgcttgtggcagcaaaaaacccagagccggccctgtctgctgctgcctggtcaCATGTTTCTGCTTCCAAATGAGAAGTGTGGTTttttggtcagtttgtaactttgGAGTTCGTTACTCTAAGGTTCCATTATACAGGCTCTTTAACAATTTCCTGGAGtgctaatggactggaaagtatttcatcacctcatgacacatctttccaaatgcagaactAAACTACCTTTTCTAGGATTGCTTTTTTATTTGTTCTCAATGTGTTTTACGCCCCCTAATCAATTTACATACTTTCCAATATGTATTGCTTGCCATCTATTTTCCCTTCATCCCATTAGTTCTATATTGCTTCCCCCCTGttattgctgccttcactttgcctCTGAACTGGGTTTCTAGCCAAAGTTGGGCACTTTTTGAGTGTGGAATCGAGGACTGTTAGCTATCTACTGAACTTTTCTTAAAGACCTCCCCTTTTTTATTCTCATTTCCCTGTCTCTATTTTTTCCTCCGAATCAGTTTAGCTGATAATTTGCAACAGTTTTGGGGAATTACCCCTTTTGTAGTAATAGGTATCAATAGATATTACTGACTGGGAAATGTTCTCTGTTTGTCCATTTTAATATAATCAGTTCcattctttttttctctcatCGATCATATGCTcccttctttgtctcttctctaaatTAAATAGTCCCTGATTTTTTATTCTGTGCACATATGGCAACCTGCCCCATTCTCATATCCTGTCACGGAACCCCACATTTTATTTGTGATGTTCTTTATAGAGCCTGGGTGAGCAAAACCAGAGCAGGCTATTCTTCACCCTATTCCTTTGACATCTGAACATTGTCTCTGTTTTTGCCACTGCTCTGAATGAGCAAGTGGAGAGCAACAAATCTGCTTCACCCAGGAGAACACCTCCAGTAGTGCTtgtagtgtctcatattaacattTTCTCTCTGTCCAGGAATATTTACTGCAACCATCACCCTAGACCTtgggcacatacaggaagtcaggggaaCGTACAATACATACAGGAGACACCGTTCTGCCTCAGAGTTAGACACTTTCAccccctactccatgtcagatcccaacacaaccgacttcaccaacccttccaccttcatcctgctgggtgttcctggcctggaggcggcccatgtctggatctccatccccttctgcaccatgtacatcatagccatcttggggaacttcaccatcctgttcattgtCAGGATAGAACCAAGCCTCCATGgccccatgtactatttcctctgcatgctggctgtctCCGACCTGGTCCTGTCTACATCCATCCTGCCCAAGacgctgagcatcttctggttcaattccagggagatcgatttcagtgcctgcctcacccagatgtacttcattcactgcttcttaACAGTGGAGTCTGGGATCTTCGTGGCCCTGGCTTTGGATCGTTACGTTGCAATCTGTGATCCCCTGAGATATTCTACTATCCTGACAAACCCCGTGGTGGCCAAGATCAGCCTGGCTGTGGTGCTGCGTGGCTGCATGCTCCTGTTGCCTGGTCCATTCCTGGCAAGATTCttgccatattgcagaaccaacatcatcccccacacacactgtgagcagatggctgtggtgaagctggcctgcgccgaTATCCATGTCACTAGTTACTATGGCCTCTTTCTGCTATTGTCTGTGATTGGTCTGGATGTGATTTTTATTGCTGTGTCCTATATCCAGGTCCTCAGGGCCAtattcagcctccccacaaaggactcCCGGCTTAAGAGTTTTAGCACCtgcggctcccacctctgtgtcatcttagccttttacatcccatctctcttctccttcctcacacaccggtttggccacaatgtgccCCTACATTTCCATGTTCTCATGGCCAACATGTACCTCCTTGTgccccccatgctaaaccccattatctatggggtgaggacaagacagatccgggacaggctgctccggctctttaCTCATAAAAGGACCTAAAGTTTTcccctggtgctctggctctcagactgagctccgtgcagagctggctggtgacgTGGTGCCTGGCCCCCTTCCCGCAATCACTGACTGGACAGTACAAGTgacattaaatcctttcctgaccACACTATGCAGTGTCAGACTGACAAACTGGGAAATCGGTCTGTGTACAACTCATTAACTCACACGGGGGCAGACTTCTAGCTGCTGGTAACTGGACTTTGAGGACCCACCCAGTGCCCCATCTCTTTCCGTGGGTCActcactcttctccctccctcccaccatctGTTGCTGAATTGTCTCTATCTCACCAGAGCTTGCTGCAGGGACTTCAGTTCAGATTTTGGGGTATGTGGGGGGAGCTTTAACTGTGATCCCTGGGGGTACTTGGCCACTTGCAATCTCTTGTGTCTTGGCAATTAGCTGAAAGGAGCAGTGTTTCTAATTacgatataaaagaaagaaaattaaagtaATAATAAATCTACTAAGCTCTGATATAAACAtgtttgctaaacccagggttgtgatttcAATCCTTGTGGAGGCCAtctagggaactggggttaaaatctgtctggggattggtcctgctttgagcagggggttggactagatacctcctgaggtcccttttaaACCTGATATTTTACGAATCTATGATCTTGTGGCAAGTTACTTAAAGACACATAGGAGCACTTTCCCCAAATCCGCAgcaccagttatctcatcatagaaggcaattagattggtcaggcatgactggCCCTTGgcgaatccatgttgactgttcctgattaacttcctctcttccaagtgcatcaaaatagattccttgaggacctgccccatgattttccttcttcctttttttttaaagatgggcgctATATTTGCCTGTTTTCCAACTGTACTCAACCTGCTGCaattgccatgggttttcaaagataatgctCAAGGGCTCTGCAATCACTTGGATGTATTGCATCTGGCCACATCtgaatgtccagcttttctaaatagttgtcaacctgttctttcaccatggAGCGCTGCTCACCTGCTCCCCACAGTGTGTTGCCCAGAGCAGCAGTtggggagctgaccttgtctatgaagactgaagagaaaaaaacattgagtacttcagctttttccatatcatgTGTCAcaatgttgcctcccccatttaGTAAGGGTCCCAAACTTTCTCTAACCACCTTCTGTTGCTAAAATACCTGTAGAACCCCTTCTGGTTACCCCTCAAattccttgctagctgcaactccaattttTCTTTGTCCTTCCTGATTACACagctctcctccctgggctgctcctctggtccctctggctctggtcGGCTCCACTCGACTCCCAGCTCAGCATGGGccccttctctctccttagcAGTAGAAGTCCACAAAGAATCACACGGAATCTGGTTCATTTGCTCTCAGTGGCATTGAATAACAAGCATCATTCAGCACTGAATTTGCTTTATTCCTTTCAAACTGCCCAGACCCGAAATATGGCACCCAGGGTGGGGCAAAGACCCATAATGAGGCACAGACAAATATTATCCTTCCAGCTGATGCTAgacagattcatagattatatGGCCCGAAGGGACCCTGCTCTGACCTCCTACATCACACCAGCCATAGGGCTGCCCATGAGTCatttctgtttgaactagagcagatctttgtgaaaaacatcccattttgattGTCAGTTGTCAAGGCTGTTCCCGACTTTgaaactttggcctggtctacactacgagtttatttcgaatttagcagtgttaaactgaATTAACGCTGCACCGATCCACACAATGCTAGCcttttatttcgatataaagggctcataatatcgatatctgtactccaccctgacgaggggagtagcactgaaatcggtattgccatttcaaattacggttagtgtggccacaattcgacggtattggcctctgggacctatcccacagtgcaccattgtgaccgctctggacagcaatctgcatttggatgcactggccaggtagacaggaaaagccccatgaacttttgaattttatttcctgtttgcccactgtggagcgccgatcagcatgggtgaccatgaagtcccagaatcaaaaaagagctccagcatgtaccgtacgggagatactgaatctgatctctgtatggggtgATGAATCTGTTCtgtcagaactctgttccaatagacgaaatgccaaaacatttgaaaaaatctccaaggctatgatggacagaggccacaacagaactcaacacagtgctgcgtgaaacttaagaaGCTGAGAAAAGCGTACCAGAAAgtcatttgaattcttggctgagttcccaaaacCTGAacggtcaaaaacattgtcacggatggttcagggtatatgttgtcgccgcctcccctctccccccaccttcccccccgtgaaagcaaagggaaaaaaatcctttctcgccttttttcaatgtcaccctatgtctactggatgctgctggcagacgcggtgctgcagcgctacacagcagcatccctttcCCTTCACTTCccgatggtacagtatgactgatagTTGTCATTGTTgacccgtgagtgctcctggctggcctcggtgaggtcagccaggggcgcctgggcaaaaatgggaatgactccccggtcattcccttctttaaactttgtctaatggagattcactcctgcctggaatatcatgtcaGCTGgaagctgccctcccctccctgctttgatctctgcttgcagaggcaataaagtcagtattcctgcattctttattacttcatcacacaaatggggggatagctgccacggtagcccaggaagggtgcgggaagagggaagcaacgggtggggttgttgcagggcaccccctagaatggcatgcagctcatcatttctgtgggatgtctggggctctcacccggagtggctgtttgcctctctggttctttagtaggcttgcctgatattctaggcaggactgactctccctttagacaaaacttaaagaaaggaactacctggggagtcattcccatttttgtccaggtgcccctggccaacctcaccgaggccagccaggagcaccgatgacagcagcagacggtacagtatgactggtaaccgtctttgtcaacttgcaaagcagcaggcggtacagtagggctggtaaccatctctgctaacttgcaaaggcaagggaatgctgctgtgtagcactgcagttccgcatctgttagcaacatccagtagacatactgTGACAGTGAAAAAAAGCTGAATGGTCTCCatggttgctgtgctatggcgtctgccaggcaatccagggaaagaggtgtgaaatgattgtctgccgttgctttcaggaagagaggattgagtgacgacatttacccagaatcacccacgacactgttttgccccatcatgcattgggatctcaacccagaattccaatgggcaggggagactgcgggaactatgggatagctatgggatagctacccacagtgcaacgctctggaaatcgacgctagcctcggtacatggacacacaccgccgaattaatgtgcttagtgtggccgcgtgcactcgactttatacaatctgtttccaaatatcggtttctgtaaaatcggaataatcctgtagtgtagacataccctgagagtgcagaaggtgggagcTGGCAAGAGATTTTAAAAGTACTTGCCACTAAAGGCTGCCTTAAAGGTCTCCAAGGTTACAGATTCCCTGgccttcagggccacccagaaggggtcaagtggggcaatttgcccagaccccgggccccgcaggagcCCCCATGAGAATGTCTGTGgctcccccccaccttcccctatCCCCCGGCACCTCTGCGCGCTGTGTCCAGGACAGACCTAAAGCGGcgtggctccagcagggcctgagctcctcccactcagagccgcgtggtaagggggcagggctgcgagttCAGGTGCCGTAGAGCCAcactgctgcagcgctgtccaagGCCACTCCTGTACGCAGCGTGCTGAggtcctgggagaggggggaagtcGGGGGTAAGTgacatggtaagggggtggggccaggggagttggataaggggcagggagtcccagggacagggagggggcagagttttggggtggacggtcaggggatggggaaagcggggttggatcatgggcgttccaggggtctgtcaggactcggcgggggtgggtgggtaggggTCGGGACAGTCGttggacagggagcgggggttggtggggggtgaggtcctggaatggtggttgggGGGCATCTCAGGGGTACAGTGTGTGGACAAGGAGCAGgttgggtcggggattctgaggggaatagttggggggcaggaagtgggtgggggtcggatagggggcagggccaggctgtttgggaggcacagccttccctaccctaaaactcattcagcagtttgaggcttgcggatagctatttaacacaaagagccaagctgttatcttttcccttagggctaccatccctttcgcttctcaaatgccaaattatagtctacatttaatttcagtgccatagggagagtcatgtcaggggagggtcgCTTCagtaaaattagccactttagattaacagtgatagagccaagagagccatgggggatggatcacatgagaagagcaatatcctacaccacctacctccttcccaaccctaccaagagagacccccctcccctgcattccctgaggctccagaggggttaattcagtggttctcaaacttttgtcctggtgacccctttcacatagcaaacctctgagtgcagcccccctcttataaattaaaaacactttttaaaatatatttaacactattataaatcctggaggcaaagtggggtttgaggtggaggctgacagctcacgaccccaaGGAATAACCTcgtaaccccctgaggggtcccaacccccagtttgagcccccctgggttaatttaattttagcaccctgtgtccattcacatgcatgtactagtttgagcatttcagttttcacaacataggctcagcccagattctggaacaagctcaaatgctcagtttgtcgagtatgtacataagctatactaaagacaaacccacagcaaCCGTCTCCAGTTtatgagggaccccatggagccagtttctaggaaacagatacatgcatggaggttaagtccattaatggctgttatccaggatgggtaaggaatggtgtccctagcctctgtttgtcagagggtggagatggacggcaggagagagatcacttgatcattaggttcactccctctggggcacttggcattggccactgtcagtagccaggatactgggctttagtgccttttagcactagctgatgctgagaaccagtgacactttgtaaaggtgacttgaaaagaagttttctcaaaactgggtttgtgccgagatgcagaaggtttttaaattttttatttttcccagggccacccggggggagggggaaggcaagtggggcaatttgccccagaccccacagggcccccccacaagaatacagtattctatagtattgcaacttttttttacggaaggggcccccaaaattgttttaccccaggccccctgaatcctctgggcggccctgctggccttggactgttatcgctgccaccacccaatgcAAAAACCTCCCTGAGAACGCAGGAAAGTGCACTTGGCAATTCCTTCCTGGGAGGTGCCCTCAAGCCTTTTTAACCCAACCCCTGGAGAGAGcttgaaaaaaaccccaaatcaacAAAAACCTGCTGTTGATACCAGCTGAGACATATGGAACCATAGTTCCTCTCAGTGATTGGGCTGAGTGGCcgggctgcccagagagggggggaggggggcaagaggggcaatttgccccaggccccgggccccgcaggggcccccacgagaatatcgtATGctgtagtattgcaactttttctatggaaggggcccccaaaattgctttgtcccaggccccctgaatcctctgggcggccctgctgagtGGAATTAGACACGTTTACACTGAATCTCAACCTTTaactccatcctctctggaaacCCCCTTCAGGTTGTTGAAAGTTGCTATGaaatccccccctccctcttcttttctgcagtctcaataaccccagttccctcagcttctcctcataagtcgtgtgccccagtcccctaatcatatTCGTTGCCCTCTGTGCGGCTctttctaatttgtccacattgaGACCATTGCAAGTTGTTTGACCTAGTTCAACATGACATTCAGATTAACAAACTAGCACTAGACAGTGTCATTAGATCACTCGTTAGATGGAGtgagaactggctaactgatagatctcagcAAGGCGATGtccatggggaatcatcatc
Proteins encoded:
- the LOC123350319 gene encoding olfactory receptor 52E2-like, with product MSDPNTTDFTNPSTFILLGVPGLEAAHVWISIPFCTMYIIAILGNFTILFIVRIEPSLHGPMYYFLCMLAVSDLVLSTSILPKTLSIFWFNSREIDFSACLTQMYFIHCFLTVESGIFVALALDRYVAICDPLRYSTILTNPVVAKISLAVVLRGCMLLLPGPFLARFLPYCRTNIIPHTHCEQMAVVKLACADIHVTSYYGLFLLLSVIGLDVIFIAVSYIQVLRAIFSLPTKDSRLKSFSTCGSHLCVILAFYIPSLFSFLTHRFGHNVPLHFHVLMANMYLLVPPMLNPIIYGVRTRQIRDRLLRLFTHKRT